Proteins found in one Bicyclus anynana chromosome 24, ilBicAnyn1.1, whole genome shotgun sequence genomic segment:
- the LOC112044011 gene encoding THO complex subunit 3 produces the protein MKDSKSAQTKIEDLNELRSYFSSHNVVREYISHSSKVHSVGWSCDGRRLASGSFDKSVAIFNLERSRLVQDFVFRGHTGSVDQLCWHASHPDLLSTASGDKSVRIWDTRSRKCAATITTKGENINIAWSPSGATIAVGNKEDLVSFIDARNFKVVTEEQFNFEVNEISWNNTSDLFFLTNGLGCVHILSYPTLELQTVLKAHPGTCICIEHDPTGRYFATGSADALVSLWDVNELACLRVFSRLEWPVRTLSFSFDGRLLASASEDHIIDIGDTETGEKVAEIPVSAATFTVAWHPARYLLAFACEDKEPPERKRDAGNLKLWGLSNN, from the exons ATGAAGGATTCCAAATCAGCTCAAACCAAAATAGAGGATCTGAACGAGTTGCGTAGCTATTTCTCAAGTCACAACGTAGTGCGGGAATACATTTCACACAGTTCAAAAGTTCATTCAGTGGGCTGGTCGTGCGATGGCCGGCGACTTGCTTCGGGATCTTTCGACAAAAGCGTTGCTATATTCAACTTGGAGAGGAGTAGATTG GTACAAGATTTTGTATTCCGAGGTCACACTGGGTCTGTGGATCAGCTGTGTTGGCACGCTTCTCACCCAGACCTCTTGAGCACGGCCAGTGGAGATAAATCTGTGCGGATATGGGATACCAG ATCTCGGAAATGTGCGGCCACGATCACAACGAAGGGCGAGAACATAAACATCGCGTGGTCGCCCAGCGGCGCCACCATCGCCGTGGGCAACAAAGAGGACCTGGTCTCATTCATTGACGCGCGCAATTTTAAAGTT GTGACAGAGGAGCAGTTCAATTTCGAAGTGAACGAGATCTCGTGGAACAACACCTCGGACCTGTTCTTCTTGACAAATGGGCTGGGATGTGTGCACATACTTTC TTATCCAACGTTGGAGCTGCAGACGGTACTGAAAGCGCACCCCGGCACCTGCATATGTATCGAGCACGACCCCACGGGCCGTTACTTCGCCACGGGGTCGGCGGACGCGCTCGTGTCGCTGTGGGACGTCAACGAGTTGGCTTGTCTGAGGGTATTCTCAAG GTTGGAGTGGCCCGTTCGCACGTTGTCCTTCAGTTTCGACGGTCGCCTGCTGGCGTCGGCCAGCGAGGACCACATCATCGATATAGGGGACACAGAGACAG GCGAGAAGGTGGCAGAGATTCCGGTATCAGCGGCGACTTTCACGGTGGCGTGGCACCCGGCGCGGTACCTGCTGGCCTTCGCGTGCGAGGACAAG GAGCCGCCCGAACGCAAGCGGGATGCCGGCAACCTCAAGCTGTGGGGCCTCAGCAACAACTAG